In candidate division TA06 bacterium, the sequence CAAATCCCAACCGGCGGGGGCACGGGTTGAGCCCCGCGTCATCCCGCCGCACGGCGGCTACCGCAACCTTAAAAGCTACCAGATGGCGGAGATCGTCCACGACGCCACGGTGGTATTCTGCGAGCGCTTTGTGGACCGCTTCAGCCGCACCCGCGACCAGATGGTGCAGGCGGCGCGCAGCGGCAAACAGAACATCGCCGAGGGCAGCCAGGTATCGGGCACCTCCAAAGCCTCGGAGATAAAGCTGGTGGGCGTGGCCCGGGCCAGCTTGGAGGAACTGCTGGTGGACGCCCAGGATTATTTGCGGCAGCATGCGTTGGCGCTTTGGGGCAAGGATGATCCCAAAGCGAAGGCGGTTAGGGGGCTGGCGTATAGGGCGCATAGGTCGTATGCGACCTATGCGCCCTATTTTGATAGCGCCAGCCCCGAAACCGCCGCCAACGCCCTGGTTTGCCTGGTTCACCAGGCAAACTACCTGCTTGACCAGCAGCTGCGGGCGCTGGAGCATGAAGTGGTGGAAAAGGGCGGCTTCAACGAGCGGCTGTACCAGGCGCGGGTGAAGTATAGACAGGGTGGTGGTTGTAAGTGATGCACGCAGACGACGATCTTCTCCCCATCTCCGCCCTGCAGCACCTGACATATTGCCCCCGGCAGTGCGCCCTGATCCATGTGGAACAGGTATGGTCCGAAAACCTGTTCACCGCCGAGGGCCGGGTGATGCACGACAAAGCGCACGACGGCGGCACCGAAAGCCGCGGCGATGTTCGCACGGCAACCGGGGTGCGGCTGGTCTCTCACAAATTGGGCCTTACCGGGCAGGCGGA encodes:
- a CDS encoding four helix bundle protein, yielding MKTPDKSQPAGARVEPRVIPPHGGYRNLKSYQMAEIVHDATVVFCERFVDRFSRTRDQMVQAARSGKQNIAEGSQVSGTSKASEIKLVGVARASLEELLVDAQDYLRQHALALWGKDDPKAKAVRGLAYRAHRSYATYAPYFDSASPETAANALVCLVHQANYLLDQQLRALEHEVVEKGGFNERLYQARVKYRQGGGCK